ATACCAGGAATAATAACTTTCTCGTGACGATTGAACTTCTGAGGAAAGTTTTGCTAATTCCGGGTCTAGATTTCTCACGTCCCATTCGTCCATATTGATAGGTACACCAAGGTATTTTTTATATTTATGATAGTTATTTTCAGATGTTAGTAGCTGTTCTTTTGCCTTCTCCACCTCAGTTTCAATAAATATCTTAGCTGTTTGAAGATCATTTTTGTTAATTTCCAGATTGATGGATTGCCATAATTTTGTGTAACCTTGCACAATTTGATAAGCAACCTCAGGACTATTTGAGGTCGCTTTAATTGTAACTATACTTTTCCCTCTATATCTTATATTAACATTCTCCTTAACAAAATTAATTACGGAATTTTCGAGTTTAATTTCTGTTTGAATCAGTTCTTCGGGCCTACCTAATAATTTTTTTAATTTAAAATAATTTTTTTCACCAATGATTTTTTTTATCCTTTGAAAAACTTTTTCTTTTAGGGTTAACTGCGTATTAATGTGATTGAAGACGAATTCAGGAAGACTTCGGACAACATTTTTTGTAAAAGCTAATGATTTTAATCTAATAATCTCTCTCGTCATATCAATTCTTGTAGATCCTCTCCGAAAAACGATTTCCTCAGTTTTTTCGGGAACCCGTTCCGTAAACAATGTGATTTCACTTTCATAAGTCGGTTCCATTTCAAAGCTGATAAAAAATATCGGTATGAAAATCACTAAAAATACGATAACTATTTGTTTTTTATGTTCTTTTAATACTTCAATATATCCTGCAATATCAATAGTTTGCATGGCTTAAATCCTTTCGGGAAAAAGTAGAGCACGAGCTGCTCGTGTGTGAGAATTGATTAAGTAAAATTGATAAACCATTATCTCTCATCCGCCNNNNNNNNNNNNNNNNNNNNNNNNNNNNNNNNNNNNNNNNNNNNNNNNNNNNNNNNNNNNNNNNNNNNNNNNNNNNNNNNNNNNNNNNNNNNNNNNNNNNAGGGTTTTAAATTTAGGGAAAAACATTTTCATATACCTTTTTGCTGAATGATTCCTTTTTTTTTGTGTTTCTGTGGTGCAAATCGATTATTTAATACTGTCCCAAATATCTCTCCTCCGGAAAGTTCAACTAATTCAATAGCTTTTAGTATTGATAATTTCCTTGTTTTGCGAGCCATTACAACGAGAATAACAGTATCTATCAGAGAACTAAGAATTGCCGGATCAATGTTGTTTTTATTAGAAACCAATAATGGAGAAGATTCCAGAATTATCAGATCAAATGAGGATTTTATTTCTTCAATTACAAATTGCAAATCGGAGAATGATTGGGTTACGATTCCTCCATAAGTTCCACTGGTTAATATGGTTAGGTTTGGATGTTTTGTCTTCTTAAGCGTATCTTCAAAATGAACTTTATCGTTTAATATATCCGTAACGCCACTTTCTTTTGGGACTTTAAAAATTTTGTGGAATTGGGGATTTCGCAAATTCATATCAACTAATAGCACCCGTTGA
This portion of the Candidatus Cloacimonadota bacterium genome encodes:
- a CDS encoding CpsD/CapB family tyrosine-protein kinase, yielding MNKIISKELIKNRTKTVLFTSSGESEGKTFVGVNLALNFVNNSPQRVLLVDMNLRNPQFHKIFKVPKESGVTDILNDKVHFEDTLKKTKHPNLTILTSGTYGGIVTQSFSDLQFVIEEIKSSFDLIILESSPLLVSNKNNIDPAILSSLIDTVILVVMARKTRKLSILKAIELVELSGGEIFGTVLNNRFAPQKHKKKGIIQQKGI